A window of Psychromonas sp. CNPT3 contains these coding sequences:
- a CDS encoding acetate uptake transporter, which yields MSQTLKLANPGPLGLMGFGMTTILLNIHNAGFFPMSAMILAMGLCYGGLAQVIAGILEFKKGNTFGLTAFTSYGFFWISLVVLIVFPTLGLADATPAGFMGCYLTMWGIFTAFMFVATLRINRGLQFIFASLTLLFALLAAHAFTGIQWIGHLAGYEGIICGASAIYVAMAEVINEQYGRTILPIGKV from the coding sequence ATGTCACAAACTCTTAAACTTGCAAACCCTGGCCCTCTTGGCTTAATGGGTTTTGGTATGACAACCATTTTGCTTAATATCCATAATGCAGGTTTCTTCCCAATGAGCGCGATGATCTTAGCGATGGGCCTTTGTTACGGTGGTCTAGCACAAGTGATTGCCGGTATCCTTGAGTTTAAAAAAGGTAATACGTTTGGTCTTACTGCCTTTACTTCTTATGGATTTTTCTGGATAAGCTTAGTTGTCCTTATTGTATTTCCAACATTAGGCCTTGCTGACGCAACACCTGCTGGATTCATGGGCTGTTACTTAACAATGTGGGGCATTTTCACCGCCTTTATGTTTGTTGCTACATTACGTATTAACCGTGGTTTACAGTTTATTTTTGCAAGCTTAACGTTGTTATTTGCTTTACTTGCAGCACACGCATTTACTGGGATCCAATGGATAGGACACCTTGCAGGTTATGAAGGTATTATTTGTGGCGCCAGTGCTATTTATGTTGCGATGGCAGAAGTTATCAATGAACAATACGGACGTACTATATTACCGATTGGTAAAGTATAA
- a CDS encoding ABC transporter permease, protein MHELQNYQQILIAGAWLTIQVALLSLLLALFLGLIGALAKLSSSVTLRYCATLYSTLIRGIPDLILMLLIFFGGQILVNNMSYWINENLNSLITRFDSSHQWYGFLPDYIDISPYFAGIVTIGFIFGAYMTETFRGAILAVDKGQIEAARAYGMSQYKVFSRVLFPQMMRHALPGIGNNWLVLLKATALVSVIGLQDMVKIAGDAAGATQQPFTFYLAIAFIFLFFTSVSSVFLKWAEHRYSIKVR, encoded by the coding sequence ATGCATGAATTACAAAATTATCAACAGATATTAATTGCGGGTGCATGGCTGACTATACAAGTTGCATTATTGTCGTTGCTGTTAGCGCTTTTTTTAGGCTTGATAGGAGCCTTGGCAAAGTTATCTTCATCGGTAACGTTAAGGTATTGTGCGACACTATACAGCACACTCATTCGCGGGATCCCTGATCTTATCCTGATGTTACTTATCTTTTTTGGTGGGCAAATCTTAGTAAATAATATGAGTTATTGGATTAATGAAAACTTAAATTCATTGATAACGCGCTTTGACTCAAGCCATCAATGGTATGGATTTTTACCCGATTATATTGATATAAGTCCATATTTTGCAGGTATTGTCACCATTGGTTTTATCTTTGGGGCCTATATGACGGAAACCTTTAGGGGCGCCATTTTGGCCGTCGATAAAGGGCAAATAGAAGCAGCTAGAGCCTATGGAATGAGTCAATATAAAGTGTTTAGCCGTGTGCTATTTCCGCAAATGATGCGCCATGCATTGCCGGGCATTGGCAATAATTGGTTAGTCTTATTAAAAGCGACTGCGTTAGTGTCGGTTATTGGTTTGCAAGATATGGTTAAAATTGCAGGTGATGCTGCGGGTGCTACGCAACAACCCTTTACTTTTTATTTGGCAATTGCGTTTATTTTTCTTTTTTTTACTTCAGTTTCAAGTGTTTTTTTAAAGTGGGCTGAGCATCGATATAGCATAAAAGTGAGGTAG
- a CDS encoding ABC transporter ATP-binding protein translates to MPIATLKIKNLHKSFADHEVLKGINLDAYQGDVISILGASGSGKSTLLRCINLLETPSSGEIYVKGELIEMREDKNAGPVAVSIKQVQRLRSRLAMVFQGFNLWSHMTALENVIEAPIHVLGVPKKEAIMKAEEILHRVGLYERKDYFPGQLSGGQQQRVAIARALAVEPEVMLFDEPTSALDPELVGDVLNVMRDLADEGRTMLVVTHEMAFAREVSSKVIFLHQGVIEEQGKPEIIFENPSSVRFKQFISSVY, encoded by the coding sequence ATGCCCATAGCGACGTTAAAAATAAAAAACCTGCATAAGTCATTTGCAGATCATGAGGTGTTAAAAGGCATTAATCTTGATGCTTATCAAGGCGATGTTATCTCTATTTTGGGGGCATCGGGATCGGGTAAAAGTACGTTGTTACGCTGTATTAACCTTTTAGAGACACCCTCATCGGGTGAAATATATGTGAAAGGTGAATTAATCGAAATGCGTGAAGATAAAAATGCGGGGCCGGTTGCCGTTTCCATAAAACAAGTTCAGCGTCTTCGTTCGCGCTTAGCAATGGTTTTTCAAGGCTTTAATTTATGGTCGCATATGACGGCGCTAGAAAACGTGATTGAAGCACCGATACATGTTTTGGGGGTGCCTAAAAAAGAGGCCATTATGAAAGCGGAAGAAATCTTACATCGAGTGGGACTCTATGAGCGTAAAGATTATTTTCCAGGACAACTCTCGGGAGGACAACAACAACGCGTCGCGATAGCTCGTGCACTGGCGGTTGAGCCTGAAGTCATGCTTTTTGATGAACCCACTTCGGCATTAGATCCTGAATTAGTTGGAGACGTGTTAAATGTGATGCGAGATCTGGCCGATGAAGGCCGCACGATGTTGGTCGTGACCCACGAAATGGCGTTTGCACGAGAAGTATCAAGTAAGGTTATTTTTTTACATCAAGGGGTCATAGAAGAGCAGGGTAAACCTGAGATCATTTTTGAGAATCCATCCTCAGTACGTTTTAAACAATTTATATCATCTGTTTACTAA
- a CDS encoding ABC transporter substrate-binding protein: MKKIHISLAHVLVALFVLSVNVVQAKEWKEIRVGVEGAYPPFAITEADGSVSGFDIDLTNALCEKMNAKCTYIKQDWDGIIPALLARKFDAIIATMDITEARLKKVAFTDKYQHIPARFVALKGTLYEETNAFMSGKKIGVQRASSMDTYVSDNYPDAKIMRYGSANDAYLDLKSGRLNYVLADSAAITDGLLGKKGGDKFNFVGPKLNDPKWFGEGAGIAIRKQDKDLVEQFNRAIEAVRADGTYQKIQDKYFSFDIYGSAQ, encoded by the coding sequence ATGAAAAAAATACACATATCTCTGGCACATGTGCTGGTTGCTTTATTCGTATTATCAGTCAATGTTGTACAGGCCAAAGAGTGGAAAGAGATCCGAGTAGGGGTTGAAGGTGCTTATCCACCTTTTGCTATCACTGAAGCGGATGGCAGTGTGAGTGGGTTCGATATTGATTTAACCAATGCATTGTGTGAAAAGATGAACGCTAAATGTACTTATATCAAACAAGACTGGGATGGCATTATTCCTGCGTTATTAGCGCGTAAATTTGATGCCATTATTGCGACGATGGATATCACCGAAGCGCGACTTAAAAAAGTAGCGTTTACGGATAAATATCAGCATATTCCGGCACGATTTGTGGCACTAAAAGGCACGCTATACGAAGAAACAAATGCATTTATGTCAGGTAAAAAAATAGGTGTACAACGTGCAAGTTCGATGGATACTTATGTTTCAGATAATTATCCAGATGCAAAAATAATGCGTTATGGCTCTGCCAATGATGCTTATTTGGATTTAAAATCAGGACGTTTAAATTATGTATTAGCTGACTCAGCTGCGATTACGGATGGCTTGTTGGGTAAGAAGGGTGGCGATAAATTTAATTTTGTAGGCCCTAAACTTAACGATCCGAAGTGGTTTGGCGAAGGTGCGGGTATTGCTATTCGTAAACAAGATAAAGATCTTGTAGAGCAGTTTAACCGTGCGATAGAAGCCGTACGTGCAGATGGAACTTATCAGAAAATACAAGATAAATACTTTAGTTTTGATATCTATGGTAGCGCGCAATAA
- a CDS encoding ABC transporter permease — MDFSIFVNEYSFYLQGAWTTVHLVGTALILGLFIAIPAGIICSSQCKILKVPVHLYMYFFRGTPLLIQLFIIYYGSGQFEALRDSWLWEYFQEAWFCALLALTLNTGAYTAEIVRGVIVTMPKGELEAAKAYGMSAWLILKRITLPNALRRALPVYSNEIIFMIHGSAITGLVTIVDITGAARVVNSRYYAPFEAYLAAAVLYMCLTFSVIYIFKRWEMHYAQS; from the coding sequence ATGGATTTTTCAATTTTTGTTAATGAATATTCGTTTTATTTACAGGGGGCGTGGACGACGGTGCACCTTGTTGGGACTGCGCTTATTTTAGGGTTGTTTATCGCCATTCCGGCGGGCATCATTTGTAGCTCGCAATGTAAGATACTTAAAGTCCCCGTACATCTTTATATGTATTTTTTTAGGGGCACGCCTTTATTGATCCAATTATTTATTATTTATTATGGCAGTGGGCAATTTGAGGCTTTACGTGATAGTTGGTTGTGGGAGTATTTTCAAGAAGCATGGTTTTGTGCTCTATTGGCGCTAACCCTAAATACGGGCGCTTATACTGCAGAGATTGTGCGAGGGGTGATAGTCACTATGCCCAAAGGGGAACTTGAAGCAGCTAAAGCGTATGGTATGAGCGCATGGCTGATATTAAAGCGTATTACATTGCCTAATGCATTGCGCCGAGCATTACCCGTTTATAGTAATGAAATTATTTTTATGATCCACGGTAGTGCGATCACCGGTCTAGTGACGATTGTTGATATTACAGGGGCTGCTCGTGTGGTGAACTCGCGTTATTATGCGCCTTTTGAAGCTTATTTAGCAGCTGCTGTTTTATATATGTGTTTAACATTTTCTGTTATTTATATTTTTAAACGATGGGAAATGCATTATGCACAAAGCTGA